Proteins encoded by one window of Maliibacterium massiliense:
- a CDS encoding DUF1836 domain-containing protein codes for MQEAWRKALGAWGQELAARKLPSWQALPEIDLYMDQIIALLERYLGVMPDAQGSKLISSSMVNNYVKLGVIPPPVKKRYTRTHIAYLLIICMLKQVLPISAIESLIALQLQTRSIADVYERFRTLQEQALAGILAQSEALGAQRALDQFALEMAIASNASKMMAEKLVALQRASLPHAGTKDAQQS; via the coding sequence ATGCAGGAAGCATGGCGCAAGGCGCTCGGGGCGTGGGGGCAGGAGCTTGCCGCACGCAAGCTGCCCAGCTGGCAGGCGCTGCCGGAGATTGATTTATACATGGACCAGATCATTGCGCTGCTGGAGAGGTACCTGGGGGTGATGCCCGATGCACAGGGCAGTAAGCTGATCTCCTCCTCCATGGTCAATAACTACGTCAAACTGGGCGTCATTCCGCCGCCGGTCAAAAAGCGCTACACGCGCACGCACATCGCCTACCTGCTGATCATCTGCATGCTCAAACAGGTGCTGCCCATCTCGGCCATCGAGTCGCTGATCGCCCTGCAGCTGCAGACGCGCAGCATTGCGGACGTTTACGAGCGCTTCCGCACGCTGCAGGAGCAGGCACTTGCGGGGATTCTGGCGCAATCCGAGGCGCTGGGCGCGCAGCGCGCGCTGGATCAATTCGCCCTGGAGATGGCCATCGCCTCCAATGCCAGCAAGATGATGGCGGAAAAGCTGGTGGCGCTGCAGCGCGCCTCCCTGCCGCACGCCGGCACAAAGGACGCGCAGCAGTCATAA
- a CDS encoding DegV family protein — translation MSFAIVTDSSSNLTDAMIEDYKVHILSLVFRVDGKEYKSYVPGEKTDLKRFYTMMRDKKAITTSLIDMQDCMQLFEALLKQGEDILYIGFSSALSGTYQAASMAADTLREQYPARRILTVDTLGASMGEGLLVHYACSMRSAGSDIDAVYAWLLENRLHLCHWFTVDDLFFLKRGGRVSGATALVGTMLGIKPVMHMDDEGRLILVGKARGRRRALNALVEHMAQTAVNPAEQVVFISHGDCIEDAEYVAAQIRARLGVKQIFINYVDPVIGAHSGPGTVALFFMGTKR, via the coding sequence ATGTCGTTTGCGATTGTAACGGACTCTTCTTCCAACCTCACCGATGCGATGATCGAGGACTACAAGGTGCATATCCTCTCGTTGGTCTTTCGCGTGGACGGCAAGGAGTACAAAAGCTATGTCCCCGGTGAAAAGACCGACCTGAAGCGCTTCTATACCATGATGCGCGACAAAAAGGCCATCACCACCTCACTGATCGATATGCAGGACTGCATGCAGCTCTTTGAAGCGCTGCTCAAGCAGGGGGAGGATATTCTCTACATCGGCTTTTCCTCCGCGCTTTCGGGCACGTACCAGGCGGCCAGCATGGCGGCGGACACCCTGCGCGAGCAGTATCCCGCGCGCAGGATTTTAACGGTGGATACGCTGGGCGCGTCCATGGGCGAGGGGCTGCTGGTGCACTACGCGTGCAGCATGCGCAGCGCGGGAAGCGATATCGACGCCGTCTACGCCTGGCTGCTGGAAAACCGGCTCCACCTGTGCCACTGGTTTACGGTGGACGATCTGTTCTTCCTCAAGCGCGGGGGGCGCGTATCGGGCGCCACGGCGCTGGTGGGCACCATGCTGGGCATCAAGCCCGTGATGCACATGGACGACGAGGGCCGGCTGATCCTGGTGGGCAAGGCGCGGGGGCGCAGGCGCGCGTTAAACGCGCTGGTGGAGCACATGGCGCAGACCGCTGTCAATCCGGCGGAGCAGGTGGTGTTCATCAGCCACGGGGACTGCATCGAGGATGCCGAATACGTCGCCGCACAGATCCGCGCGCGCCTGGGCGTCAAGCAGATCTTTATCAACTACGTGGACCCCGTCATCGGGGCACATTCCGGCCCGGGCACAGTCGCGCTGTTCTTTATGGGGACAAAGCGTTGA